CTGCTCCTGTCGGGGATGAGCGACGCGGAGGTTGAGGCCCGGATCGCGCGGGTGAACCGGTTCCGCGAGGGACGCGACGAGCCGCTGGTCGAGCTCGCGGCCGTACGGGCCGAGATCGCCGCCGTACGGGCCCGCGGCTACGCCCTCTCGATGGATCGCGTGGTGGCGGGGGCCGGCATCGTCGGCATGCTGCTGCCCGACTCGGTGGCAGGCCAGCCGATCGGGCTCGGCCTCGGCGGGTTGTCCAGCACCATCGAGGCCCAGTCGGAATTCCTCGTCGCCGAACTGCGCGCGGCCATCGCGCGCCATCTCGGCTGACGGGCGCCGTTTCCGTCCCGTCACCGTCATGGCCGCGCCGGTGCTTGGTCGATGGCCTGCAGGTCGCGGCCCCTCGTCTCCGGGAGGCAGAGGGCGGCGACGAACATGACCCCGTAGGCGACGCCCGCGAACACCGCCATCGCGGTCGCGAGCGGCATGACCGACGATAGGTAGCCGACCAGCGTCGGGGTTAGGGCACCGAGGCCGCGCCCGAAATTGTAGCCGAAGCCCTGGCCGGACCCGCGCAGGTGGGTCGGGAACAGCTCCGTCAGGAAGGCTCCGAGCCCGGAAAACGCCCCCGAGGCGAAGAAGCCGAGGGGGAAGCCGAGGACCAGCATCACCGCGTTCGAGATCGGCAGCTGCGTGTAGACCAGCACGATGGCGCAGGCGCCCACCGAGAAGGTCAGGAACAGCGGGCGCCGGCCGTAGCGGTCCGCGAACCACGCCCCGTACAGGTAACCCGCGAAGCTGCCGAGGATCAGGACGGTGAGATAGCCGGTCGAATTGATGACCGTGAGACCGCGTTCGACCTTGAGGTACGTCGGCAGCCACGTGGTGATGGCGTAGTAGCCGCCCTGGACACCGGCCACCAGGATGGCCGCGAGCATCGTCGTACCGACGATGCCGGGGGCGAAGATGGCGAGCAGGCCGGGCTTGCGCCCATCCTCCTGCGCGCGCGCCGTCTCGGAGATGGCCGGCTCGGCCACGTTCCGGCGCACGTAGACGATGAGCAGGGCGGGGAAGATCCCGATCAGGAACATGGCGCGCCATGCGAGATCGGGCTCCAGGGCCGAGAACACCACGGCTTGCAGCAGCACCGCGCCGCCCCACCCGACCGCCCAGGCGGACTGGATGGTGCCGACCGCACGGCCCCGGTATTGCGGCCGG
The sequence above is drawn from the Methylobacterium mesophilicum SR1.6/6 genome and encodes:
- a CDS encoding MFS transporter, whose product is MDAAPVPSVPIANTKLTSFYGDMTPPERRAFWACFTGWALDGVDFMIYPLVLSTIIASWHVDRSWAGFATTLTLLASAVGGWLAGYLSDRIGRVRTLQITVLWFSVFTFLCAFAQDFTQLTIARAFVGIGFGGEWAAGAVLMGETIRPQYRGRAVGTIQSAWAVGWGGAVLLQAVVFSALEPDLAWRAMFLIGIFPALLIVYVRRNVAEPAISETARAQEDGRKPGLLAIFAPGIVGTTMLAAILVAGVQGGYYAITTWLPTYLKVERGLTVINSTGYLTVLILGSFAGYLYGAWFADRYGRRPLFLTFSVGACAIVLVYTQLPISNAVMLVLGFPLGFFASGAFSGLGAFLTELFPTHLRGSGQGFGYNFGRGLGALTPTLVGYLSSVMPLATAMAVFAGVAYGVMFVAALCLPETRGRDLQAIDQAPARP